A single window of Salvia splendens isolate huo1 chromosome 8, SspV2, whole genome shotgun sequence DNA harbors:
- the LOC121743926 gene encoding uncharacterized protein LOC121743926: MTGFNPAYDVDVADEILPPPPLNAEKMQRKKKKSGAFGIFRAALNILRKRTGEKEAATMKKEKSNGGGEWKNIVQSMRPLHVPASPSRGGFDGTASPAPSCSGSSCGTMSQYASATNLRDLCNEDEEEQRDPDEVFDAIDGDELIDAKAEEFISRFYKSIHHQNSIHRQDRGV, from the coding sequence ATGACGGGATTCAATCCGGCTTACGACGTCGACGTCGCCGACGAAATcctgccgccgccgcctctgAACGCCGAGAAGAtgcagaggaagaagaagaagagcggCGCCTTTGGCATATTCAGGGCGGCGCTGAACATTCTGCGCAAGCGCACCGGCGAAAAGGAGGCGGCGACGATGAAGAAGGAGAAGAGCAACGGCGGCGGCGAATGGAAGAATATCGTCCAGTCGATGAGGCCGCTGCACGTGCCGGCGTCTCCGTCGCGCGGCGGATTTGACGGAACGGCTTCACCGGCGCCGTCGTGCTCGGGTTCGTCGTGCGGAACGATGAGCCAGTACGCATCGGCGACGAATCTGCGGGATCTGTGCAACGAGGATGAGGAAGAGCAGCGAGATCCGGATGAGGTGTTCGACGCGATTGACGGAGATGAGTTGATCGACGCCAAGGCGGAGGAATTCATCTCTCGATTTTACAAATCGATTCACCACCAGAACTCGATCCACCGTCAGGATAGGGgagtttaa